The genomic segment AaatgaaaaagggaaaaaaaactattttgtaaTTGCTTCTCACCTATGTTGGTAGGTGGTTCGGGGATATCCGGAGAGGCCAAACTCCTCCTGATGTTGTAACAAAGTCCCAAAAGGAATAAGGCTCTCCAGGTCTCAACTTTCATGGTGATCTTCTATTGATCCAGGGACATCTAAAACAACATTAAGTCGGTGACTCAAGTGCCTTATCCGTTGTTGGCTAAGGCTAACCTAGTTGAACTGATCGAGGCAATTTAGATGAAGCGTGCTCAACTCCATATCGTCACACTCCCTGTATGTTTTCTTCGGAATCAAGTCAATCGATTTCAAGAGAAAATACTTAAAACGACTCTATGTATCTTCAGCAACATGTCCGCATTTGTCCTTAAGATTTCACTTCAAAATAACTAATATGATAACTAATCAAAATAATAAAGGTGATCTGACCTGTACCAACGCCGggagaaaataacaaattacACACACCCGGTGTCTTGATTCCACATAGACAGGATATCTAACAGACTAAACATCACAGATACATAAACAGACAGCTAGATACGACTTAGTGCCAATTAACAACCTGATTTAGCAACATGATTTAATGGCGGCCATGTTAGTAGGGGGCAACATCAATCTActgacattggaaaaaaatgatatctgGGTAGTTACCGCACCGATTTTTACgaaaaataactttttcatTAACATCAAAGCATGTGCTATGTATACAGAAGATTTTACAACTTTTCTTACCAGTTTTGTGATTGCACAACGTTATATGTGAAACGTGTGCAGATTTCCGTTTTAGTGTTGTTGACATATGTCACCGACAACATAGGAAAGACCTAAAGGGAGCGTTGTATGAACATAGATAGCCAATTTCCTGAACATATTTCCGTGTATTGATTCttgattcaaaataaaagcagtccAAACCTCAACATGTATTAGCAGGTGAATATAGTTAGAGTATGCATTTTCTATACCTGTAATTAAATATTACACTTCTATTTATATTCACAAAGGTATGCAAAATGCTTGTTTTAAGCTTGTAATTTTCTTGAAATCTTGGATGTCCTTTATTTTGAAGCCCACTATCCATCTAAACTAGTGTATcctgaaaatacaacttgtcgctattttccccaaagtgttAAGAAAAATATAATAGTTACGTTTGCCCGATTTTGTAATGatttaaatgaggaaaaaaactaagaaCATATGTAGTgccaaaaagataaaaataaaaagtttgcaGAAATTACCCGGAAGTGATGCACCGGTCTACTCGTCTGAAAGCATGCCTGAAAGGAGGTGACCttagcattcaatttaattgtaaatcaagtctaatttgtgcctGCCTTATTGTTTTAGACGTCTGCTCTGCATTATTTAACAAATTTGCGTTAAATACAAGAAATCTGACCAGATAAACATGGCAGAAGCTCAACAAGCACGCGTTCAGGCTGTAGTGGAAGAAATGGTCCAAAGCCTGGAACGGGATCACATCCGAAAAATGCAGGTAAAGCTTCTGAACATGTGTACTGGGTTGTGTGTGGACAATTCCAAACGTGGCGAAATCGTTTTGGCAGGCTCGCATGTTCAAGTGCAGTGCCGATTGCTGTGATCGATCCACGGACTCGATGGTTCAGGTGCATCAGTGCATCGACAGGTGTCATGCTCCTTTGGCCAAAGCCCAGGGCCTCGTCACTTCCGAGTTGGAGAAATTCCAGGTAAGGAGGCGtggtttgaatttattttcataCATTGATCTAGCACAGGCTTTAGCCAATGTCATTGCATTCAGTCAAGTGAACGTCTGTCATCGTTGACAAGTTTTGGGGGTATTCCAAACAGTTGAGGTTTCAAAATAAACCCATCCTCTGTACAGGACCGTCTGGGCAGATGCACAATGCACTGTAACGACAAGGCGAAGGATCTGTTTGATTCTGGCGCCAAGGAACCGGCGGTCCGCTCTCTGATGGAACGATGCGTAGGCAGTTGCGTGGACGACCACATGAACCTGATCCCCAGCATGACCCGTAGGATCCAAGAGAACCTGGACTCGATTCCCCACTGAGACAACCGACCTCACTACCTCACTCCTTGTACTGTGCTCGCTCAGAGTGCGAGTGGAAGAAGCGATCTGAGCCAGAACACGTCAACCACATGGTTCAAATTACGATAGCACCACAGCCCATATCATCGGGcagatttattggcaaaaaaacaagatgtatacatagtttaaaaaaagttaaaaatataaataagagGCATGACAAAAATGTAAGGAATGCCTCTTAAGCATTAGTGACTGACAGCTTAACTTGTATAACTTCTCTCCTGATATGAGGCAATCTCAATCAGCAGGTGATGAACTGATCTAAATACAGAGGCagtaaaatgtgaaaacccTGTAGAAAAAAAGACGAGTGttcaaaaaaataagtattttacaGTGGGAGTGAGCCTTAAACCATGTGGAGCGCATCTTTAAATGACTGAGTGATTCATGTATACTTTTTCTCGACATTCGAAATGTAATTACCAGGTGAAAACAAACTGTGCATGTGTACATTATTTCCATTACTGCCTAATCGTCAATACACAGTTCATTTTATCTGATGAAAAGAGCTCTTGTAGTGAAACTATTTTACCCAAAGACATACAAAAAAAGGCATCATTCCAGAAATGCCAAGATGAAAAGTGCCTGTGGCGTGTACGAAAAGTGCCAACGTTACCACAGGAACGGGTGGCATCTATCGGGCCTGGATCAAGAAATACAGCGGGTGCTTCCCTCTTGCTCCGACGCCTCGTGGCGCTGGTCCACGTACGGCGACGTGTACATGAAGTTGCAGCAAACGTAGAGTGGGAAGGATAGCAGGCGGCTGTCGAGGTTCATGACCACATACTCCTAAAAAGAGGGTATGAGTTAAACGCCATTTTCCTTGAGGAGGATGGATCCCGCTTACTTACCTGGTCCTTCTCAAGTGTGAGAAGCTGATAACCGGTAGAACGGCTACACATCAGCTTGCCAAGATTGTCAAAAGAGGCCAAGCGTAACCTAAACgagcaaaataaaaatgcaaatcatttttttaggaccGAATATCCAGCCCCTAAGCACACAAAAGAAGGTCAACCACGCCTGCAACGGGAAGTGAAGGTGTTTCCCCATCTCACCTGTACGCCAAATGTCGCCGTGGTTGCAGGCTCACAGCGCCCCCACATGGCTGACTTAGTGTATTCCTTTTAAAGATGATGAAGCGGTTGGTGTATGTCACAAGCAGATCAAAACCAAAGTTGAAACCTGTCCATCGCCAACAGTACTGAGAATTACAAAAATTTAAACAATTTATACCGGTGTTGGGCGAAATgacgcaaaaaataaaattactgtaaaaaggtttttaaaaataattaaatgttgAACAAAAGTACATTTGAATCATATTTTTCTCCTCCTATTTGTGCTGTGTGCCCCCTAATTCAAAGTAATAAATACCATAAAGAAACACAAGTCTCATGGGATAATCTGATGAAAAATTAATTGTTTGCTACATTTTTgggaggcaaaaaaaagatgaaaaaaaatagtactcAATCTTTCATACATAGAAAACGCAGTAACGTCTCActcacatctccatctttggtCAGTCTTCTGCCACATCTCATGCTGTTCAACTCGAATTCCTCTTTGTTGGCTTCCTGTGGCCTAATATTCACCAGCATTAATAATTCATTGACTATATATTGAACTTAGGTTGAATAAGTTAGTTGTCATCAAATTATCTTCTTACCCATTATCATTGTCAAATTCTGTCCGCAACATGGCGAACCACTGTGTTTTGTATACTGCTGACAACCAGTCTGGAAgagcaaataaaaatatagcTTTTGCATTATACCTTGGtacatctaaaaaataaaatacaaaaaattaaatgaacacGTACCAGCAGGTAAAATGTTGTCCCGCTCCAAAATGCGTGCGGAAGCGAGGTCGTTGACGATAAATTGGAGGCGCACGTGTTTAAAGACGCGGGCAAAGGGTGCACCTTCCTCTGTGCTTAGGAAAGGCTCCCTCTCACACAGGTCTGGAAATCACAAAAAGTCATGAAAATAtacagcaaaaagaaaaaaaatagtgatttaaaagaaaaaaaaaagaaaacaagcaatACCCGTCCTCCGCTTGCACAGCCAGGCGTCGGCGTCGGAAAGAAGTTGCTTTATGGGTCCGTCCCACATGGGGTCGAGCTGGAGGAACATCCACTGACGGAGAGACCAAACCAGAAGTCATTATGTCATTCACTGCTAGAGTTAGACAACTAAGACTTTTGGGTTAGAATGGTCGTAAAAATAACCAAGTCGGTGAagcatgacaataataatatacCTTCTTTAGAGCAGTGTAGACGTCCATCTCTACTTGCATGACAAAGAGGTCGGATGACTGGACGAGCTGTTCCATCATCTCTGTtctaaaagagaaagaaaaggtTCAAGTGGTGTGCCATTGCAATCTATCAAACAGATTTTCTTGACATGTTTTGGTCATTTGTGAGAATTAAGCATTCCACTCCACATCCTTACCCAATTTCTTTCATCAACTCCACATTTTGGTGTGTCATGAGGTTGTTTAGAAGCCATTCCAGACATCTGCAGAAAGACATTAGGAGTGAGGGAAATTTCACTATAAATTCGTCTTTTATTTTGTCTCTGTTTCAGAAGGAATTTTAAAACTCAATTGAAATGCATGTATAATTAACTAACAAtgttttgatcctaaaaaaacagattaaacatttttgaaaagggTCAATTTGTCTGTGATAGCTCTTATTATTGAAGTCGTTTCACTACACAACAAGATTGGAAACATTGGAACATTATTTGACAAACCATCTTCACCTAAACAAATGAGTTCATCGAccatcttttaattttttcttaAGGTCGCTTAATGAGCACTCGGAGGAAAAGAAGCACTGACTTTTTCATGACCGAGTCCAAGCCGTAGATCCAGGAGGAAGCATAGTAGCCACACACGGTCTTAGAACTGATGTTTTCCTTCATGGTCTCGCCGCACTGCTGGATCAAACCATCCTGCCGAAACAATTTCAGTCACAGTCGTGCGATTTTACCCCGACCGGCGTCGCCCTTTACTGACCAGCTGAAGCATACAAGCAGCGGCAAGGATGCTGACAACGCCGCTGGGTTTGATGAGAACGTCGTCACGGTACAAGGATCCAAAAACTACGTGTAGagcttaacatacacacaaaagaaaacaagttgCTGAAAAGAGCACATGTCATTGAtagaaaaaacaattaaaaatcactTCACTTGCCTCCTCACCTTCTATGTCAATGTTTTGGTCGGGTATCTCCAGGTTGATTTCTATCATATTCGACTCCTTCCAAGAACCGCTAAACATACTGGAGAAATACCCTGACTGAGAGGGAGCAAAAGACAGCACGGTTTCAGAGGAAAGCGACATTAAAAAGGTTGAATTTACACAACAGGGTTAAATCAAGTTATGAAATTTGGGATATCAGATATCTTGTTCCCTGTATAAACAAGTGATATCTAGGAAAAGTAGCTTCAAACACCCTATCTAATAAATGATATCGTAACACAACCATTTTCGGAATATCAGATTTAGTCACAAGATCGGTCTGATTCAGAAGTGGCTGAGTGggacaacattttttgtaaACAGTTCAATTTTGGAGGAGTTACCAGCAAGGCTCACTTCCATACGAAAAATAGGATTTgtcattttgcattatttttactggtctgaaaaaaaatgtcacaaggATTTTGGAATGAGGGAGCCAATAAATTGGCATTAAATCAGAAATTATTTCACCTGGCACAGGTACAACTTATGAAGGTTCCATTCTTGTCCCAGTGCGCTGATGCGAATGTCGCTGTTTTCTCCATTGAGGAATAACGTTTGATAAATATAATGGGAGGTGCTTTTCAGTTTCTTCCTATTCGAGTTTGGAAAGAAGGTCGACAACGGTTAAAAGGCATGTACAACTTGTAAAGGATTCAACAAAGTTGGGCCCATTGACTCGCCTCCGCGGCGTATCGAGAacggcgtcgtcgtcgtccttcTCATCTTCGCAGTCGCACTGGGTGTTTCGTTTCCTCTTCCAATCGCAATGATGCTTGCGGCTGCTGCTCTCGCCGCTTTCCTCTGGTACCTTAGAGGACTGAAATCTGCTTCCCATATTCCCCATCTTTTCCTGCACAGAAGGAAAAACAGAGTGGAAGCCCACAAGAACTAAGTTCAGGCGTCCAATGACAGTGACGCGTACATTTTACAAGTTCAAAATATTACCAGTGCCGAGCACTCAAGAGTGAAATTTGCTGTTTTTACCGGCGATAAAATACATGAATTAAACTGACGTCTGAATTTTTAGTCTGCTATTTTGTACAATCGACCACTTAGATGAACAAAATTCGATTAAGTTGATTAACTGATTTTATTACAAAGTTGCTATCATTTACACGTTACAATTGTAGGAAAAACAAATCTTGTCATAATCAATTTAGCAAATTGAGCATATGAATTTTTACAAGGGATATCATAaattgggtgaaaaaaaaattacatcaaGATAAGGATACCATAATTTGGGTTAAAAATAGCTATTACATCAAGTCTTAACACGATTTCACATGCTGAATTACAGTTTGTGAATGCTGAATTACAGTTTGTAACTTCAAAGCTATTTCATCTTATTTGGAGTTTACCTTGCAACGATTTTAGAACTGTTGCATGAGC from the Stigmatopora argus isolate UIUO_Sarg chromosome 16, RoL_Sarg_1.0, whole genome shotgun sequence genome contains:
- the fam136a gene encoding protein FAM136A is translated as MAEAQQARVQAVVEEMVQSLERDHIRKMQARMFKCSADCCDRSTDSMVQVHQCIDRCHAPLAKAQGLVTSELEKFQDRLGRCTMHCNDKAKDLFDSGAKEPAVRSLMERCVGSCVDDHMNLIPSMTRRIQENLDSIPH
- the gmcl1 gene encoding germ cell-less protein-like 1; translated protein: MGNMGSRFQSSKVPEESGESSSRKHHCDWKRKRNTQCDCEDEKDDDDAVLDTPRRKKLKSTSHYIYQTLFLNGENSDIRISALGQEWNLHKLYLCQSGYFSSMFSGSWKESNMIEINLEIPDQNIDIEALHVVFGSLYRDDVLIKPSGVVSILAAACMLQLDGLIQQCGETMKENISSKTVCGYYASSWIYGLDSVMKKCLEWLLNNLMTHQNVELMKEIGTEMMEQLVQSSDLFVMQVEMDVYTALKKWMFLQLDPMWDGPIKQLLSDADAWLCKRRTDLCEREPFLSTEEGAPFARVFKHVRLQFIVNDLASARILERDNILPADWLSAVYKTQWFAMLRTEFDNDNGPQEANKEEFELNSMRCGRRLTKDGDYCWRWTGFNFGFDLLVTYTNRFIIFKRNTLSQPCGGAVSLQPRRHLAYRLRLASFDNLGKLMCSRSTGYQLLTLEKDQEYVVMNLDSRLLSFPLYVCCNFMYTSPYVDQRHEASEQEGSTRCIS